One stretch of Leishmania infantum JPCM5 genome chromosome 22 DNA includes these proteins:
- a CDS encoding putative kinesin — MYEAVMSGFNACLFAYGQTGSGKSYSMIGPTDALSGATGASASSSGNSGHSPPPAQRDILTVEMPAEHGIMPRLCSDLFRLMREEREKDEGVTYSVELSFLEIYCEKVHDLIAAASSLTAANSNSTYVGTSASASASMRIRQHPSRGPYVEGLSHVKVRDAGSVIKYLLSGLRERATAETKMNEHSSRSHAILQLHITKVLADTDESTGGVITRTRMCKVNMVDLAGSERVSQSGVSGDRLEEAKNINLSLSTLGRVIQQLSEKQAGKNVIPAYRDSVLTWLLSDSLGGNSKTIMLATVAPSAYCYQQTLNTLRFAGVAKKIVNVATVNEDRHFQELISELRRQIVRLTLQLESGKAAEVHLEKIDALKREREALLAENDALKLKVVSTTDTAVLQALRKRVKDLEAENAQLGEELQGLQERMLISTGALRDELAQQRAEAMQLYEKLMKREAEVTGWANRYRALVISTTTPSTVAASAAGGIVAGGAKAVAATADAKEALRAQQQLQEELKQTRAQLQKATQDLSAAERATQEALDATRLTSTQLDEYRVRYEESKRQLDLLHERMQSTVSLLETTQCELSAVKSHSMTEFAKTRPAEDALEVTSTTNVTAAAQLEQMRNGYLEEKQRNVQLLLRVAQVEQERSALKRAVTQRAAEMCELEQLLLEETETSERYYTRMRFHRSEHELQHQWMVQLLHLRSMADRRSADGMRWSAAGAMGAFPSHHPTLRPGEGEGSRGTPEVPSQRLYRDPNSANAPPTSAAHEAVTSEQLLHMQLAYECQCEELQARAAVEQECAAELASLLSQKARLRQIAAAELSEKLADAEGVRKTLREELHYYKQKVETQEKEYAEEVTQHQSDSNALQSVEMERMRLERKVGALEEASAELEAGRNLLIAKVAQLQDQQSMWQARCAEAERISAEVQDLLFPGSYGTSSSSPANRTGEGDGDSEDQLPKRRSCSALQLEAATLTSKVREAQDAMEAKAALERQCEEYRGELGALRAQVEQMKSQTQAAQQQRARSDRAQQQVQTRFSEANAQLLQEISTITRDYESRIKQQQEMMNTLRHALDEETSMADMCRQSAQRAEAARQAQEEELLAAREAAEELRRERETTTKLYLEVQAELNELRTHYHALERQLMELREREPELYVLLEKGLDEDTTSWLEKVRGEKLRLQNQRHEARRLNSELLEHVQDSNTRLRDVQKRLADVSIGGDELEGDKEIPGNQQCPPHTLADVDTAELEGTLCGATDACRR; from the coding sequence ATGTACGAGGCCGTCATGTCCGGCTTCAACGCCTGCTTGTTCGCGTACGGCCAaaccggcagcggcaagagcTACAGCATGATTGGCCCAACAGATGCGCTCTCTGGCGCCACAGGTGCCAGTGCTTCAAGCAGCGGCAACTCCGGCCACAGCCCCccaccagcgcagcgcgaCATCCTCACGGTGGAGATGCCTGCGGAGCACGGCATCATGCCGCGTCTTTGCTCCGACCTGTTTCGTCTGAtgcgcgaggagcgcgaAAAGGACGAGGGTGTCACCTATTCCGTGGAGCTGAGCTTCTTGGAGATTTACTGCGAGAAGGTGCACGacctcatcgccgccgcctcgtcgctcACGGCGgccaacagcaacagcacctACGTTGGTACATCCGCATCGGCTAGCGCATCGATGCGCATTCGGCAGCACCCCTCCCGAGGGCCGTACGTAGAGGGACTCTCCCACGTCAAGGTGCGCGACGCGGGGAGCGTGATCAAGTACCTCCTCAGCgggctgcgcgagcgcgcgaCCGCCGAGACGAAGATGAAcgagcacagcagccgcagccacgccaTCTTGCAGCTTCACATTACGAAAGTCCTGGCCGACACCGACGAGAGCACCGGCGGCGTCatcacgcgcacgcgaatGTGCAAGGTAAACATGGTCGATCTGGCTGGCAGCGAGCGCGTCTCACAGTCCGGCGTGTCGGGCGACCGCCTAGAAGAAGCCAAGAACATCAAcctttccctctccaccctcgGCCGCGTTATCCAGCAGCTTTCGGAGAAGCAAGCCGGCAAGAACGTCATCCCTGCCTACCGCGACAGTGTGCTTACTTGGCTGCTCTCCGACAGCCTCGGTGGCAACAGCAAGACCATCATgctcgccaccgtcgccccGAGCGCGTATTGCTACCAGCAGACCTTGAACACGCTGCGGTTCGCCGGCGTGGCGAAGAAAATCGTGAACGTCGCGACGGTGAACGAGGACCGGCACTTCCAGGAGCTGATCTCGGAACTGCGGCGGCAGATTGTGCGGCTGACTTTGCAGCTCGAGAGCGGCAAGGCCGCGGAGGTGCACTTGGAGAAAATCGATGCTTTGAAGCGAGAGCGcgaagcgctgctggcggagaaTGACGCGCTGAAGCTGAAGGTGGTCTCGACCACCgacacggcggtgctgcaggcgctgcggaagCGTGTCAAGGACCTCGAGGCGGAAAACGCGCAGCTAGGTGAGGAGCTGCAAGGACTGCAGGAGCGCATGCTGATAAGCACCGGTGCCTTGCGCgacgagctggcgcagcagcgcgcagagGCCATGCAGCTGTACGAAAAGCTGATGAAGCGGGAGGCGGAAGTGACGGGCTGGGCAAACCGCTACCGGGCTCTTGTCATATCCACCACAACACCGAGCACGGTAGCGGCGAGCGCCGCGGGTGGCatcgtcgctggcggcgccaaGGCAGTCGCGGCCACAGCAGacgcgaaggaggcgctgcgcgcgcaacagcagctgcaggaggagctcAAGCAGACTagggcgcagctgcagaaggcaACGCAAGACCTTTCCGCTGCCGAGCGCGCGACGCAGGAGGCGCTTGACGCGACGAGGTTGACGTCGACGCAACTGGATGAGTACCGGGTGCGCTACGAGGAGAGCAAGCGGCAGCTGGATCTGCTGCACGAGCGCATGCAAAGCACCGTGAGCTTGCTGGAGACTACTCAGTGCGAGCTCAGCGCTGTCAAATCGCACAGCATGACCGAGTTCGCCAAGACCCGCCCCGCCGAGGACGCGCTAGAGGTGACCAGCACGACCAACGTcacggccgcagcgcagctggagcagaTGCGAAACGGCTACCTAGAGGAGAAGCAACGCaacgtgcagctgctgctgcgggtggcGCAGGTAGAGCAGGAGCGGTCGGCGCTTAAGCGCGCCGTCACCCAGCGGGCAGCTGAGATGTGCGAGCTGGAGCAACTGTTGCTGGAAGAGACGGAGACTTCGGAGCGCTActacacgcgcatgcgctttCACCGATCCGAACACGAGCTGCAGCATCAGTGgatggtgcagctgctgcacctgcgcagcatggccgaccgccgcagcgcggacGGGATGCGCTGGTCGGCCGCAGGCGCCATGGGAGCCTTTCCTAGTCACCACCCTACCTTACGCCCAGGCGAGGGCGAAGGTAGCCGAGGCACACCAGAGGTGCCGTCGCAACGGCTCTACCGTGATCCTAACTCCGCAAACGCCCCTCCGACGTCGGCCGCGCATGAAGCCGTCACCAGCGAGCAACTGCTGCACATGCAGCTCGCATACGAGTGCCAGTGCGAGGAGCTGCAAGCccgcgccgcggtggagcaggaATGCGCCGCGGAACTTGCCAGCCTTCTCTCACAGAAGGCGCGCCTACGCCAAATCGCTGCAGCTGAACTCTCTGAGAAGCTAGCCGATGCCGAGGGCGTAAGGAAGACGCTGCGTGAGGAGCTGCACTACTACAAGCAGAAGGTTGAGACGCAGGAGAAGGAGtacgcggaggaggtgacgcAGCACCAGAGCGACAGCAACGCGCTGCAGAGCGTGGAGATGGAGCGTATGCGGTTGGAGCGGAAGGTTGGCGCACTCGAAGAGGCGAGCGCCGAGCTCGAGGCGGGCCGCAACTTGCTCATCGCCAAGGTGGCGCAGTTGCAGGATCAGCAGAGCATGTGGCAAGCGCGgtgcgccgaggcggagcgcatcTCTGCGGAGGTGCAAGATCTTCTCTTCCCCGGCTCGTATGGCACCTCCTCGAGCAGTCCGGCGAACAGGACTGGCGAAGGTGACGGCGATAGTGAGGACCAGCTGCCgaagcgccgcagctgctcagcactgcagctggaggcggcaaCGCTGACGAGCAAGGTACGGGAAGCTCAGGACGCgatggaggcgaaggcggcgctggagcggcagTGCGAGGAGTACCGCGGCGAGCTTGGTGCACTGCGTGCGCAAGTGGAGCAAATGAAGTCGCAGACGCAGgcggcccagcagcagcgggctcGAAGCGACCGGGCTCAGCAGCAGGTCCAGACACGCTTCAGCGAGGCgaatgcgcagctgctgcaagaGATCAGCACCATCACCCGCGACTACGAATCACGTatcaagcagcagcaagagatGATGAAcacgctgcggcacgccTTGGATGAGGAGACGTCTATGGCAGACATGTGCCGGcagtcggcgcagcgcgcggaggcggcgcggcaggcgcaagaggaagagctcctcgccgcccgagaggcggccgaggagctgcgccgcgagcgAGAGACCACGACGAAACTGTATCTTGAGGTGCAGGCAGAGCTGAACGAGCTACGGACGCACTACCACGCTCTTGAGCGACAACTCATGGAGCTGCGCGAACGGGAACCAGAGCTCTACGTGTTGTTGGAAAAAGGCCTTGACGAAGACACGACAAGCTGGCTGGAAAAGGTACGCGGCGAGAAGCTGCGACTGCAGAACCAGCGGCacgaggcgcggcggctgaaCTCTGAGCTGCTCGAGCATGTGCAGGATAGCAacacgcggctgcgcgatGTGCAGAAACGACTCGCTGACGTCTCCATCGGTGGCGATGAGCTGGAGGGGGACAAAGAAATCCCTGGGAATCAGCAGTGTCcaccacacacgctcgcCGACGTCGACACGGCGGAGCTCGAGGGCACCCTCTGCGGCGCCACTGACGCCTGCCGACGCTGA
- a CDS encoding putative protein kinase, with the protein MQSSASLPEQQPVNGSSDPQNHHYVNPLVSSFPTVVGPKLPCKYRVRRAIGRGAFSTVWLLINNRTGETVVGKLSDASHSSSACKAFAEAEVENMRCCSHPNIISLIETFEAGEKSLYILEYANAGDLQAQVDTRAQPPPGANDGTPIPYREDEALVIFAQLSLAIRYLHDRRIMHRDLKTSNVLLTRSGLIKLGDFGFSRQYQESVSGEVGKTFCGTPYYLAPEMWQRQSYSYKADIWSLGVIMYELLALKKPFQATNLSELMETVTRQGSFDPLPADRYSSDMISLVNQMLRVDPSERPSINDILALPLFQQRGLTILKINVRRIKNLDAEVRTRLVEDVEAVLGDNNLSSEASPL; encoded by the coding sequence ATGCAATCCTCGGCGTCTCTGCCCGAACAGCAGCCTGTTAACGGCTCGAGTGACCCCCAGAACCACCACTATGTCAACCCCCTCGTCTCTAGCTTTCCGACCGTGGTGGGGCCTAAGCTGCCATGCAAGTACCGTGTccgccgcgccatcggccGTGGCGCCTTCTCCACTGTGTGGCTACTGATCAACAACAGAACAGGCGAGACGGTTGTTGGCAAGCTGTCCGACGCCTCGCATTCCTCTAGCGCCTGCAAGGCTttcgccgaggcggaggtggagaacATGCGGTGCTGTAGCCACCCCAACATCATCTCCCTCATCGAAACCTTCGAGGCGGGCGAAAAGTCTCTGTACATTCTGGAGTACGCCAACGCTGGCGATCTGCAGGCTCAGGTCGACACCCGCGCGCAACCGCCACCTGGTGCGAACGACGGCACTCCGATTCCGTACCGTGAGGACGAGGCGCTCGTTATATTTGCCCAGCTCAGCCTCGCCATCCGCTACCTGCACGACCGCCGCATCATGCACCGCGACCTCAAAACATCAAACGTGCTGCTGACGCGTAGCGGACTCATCAAGCTCGGCGACTTTGGCTTTTCGCGTCAGTACCAAGAGAGCGTCTCTGGCGAAGTCGGCAAGACGTTCTGCGGCACGCCCTACTACTTGGCCCCGGAGATGTGGCAGCGACAGTCCTACAGCTACAAGGCGGACATCTGGTCCCTTGGAGTTATCATGTACGAGCTACTCGCCCTCAAGAAGCCATTTCAGGCAACGAACCTGTCCGAGCTCATGGAGACGGTGACGCGGCAGGGCAGCTTTGacccgctgccggcggatCGGTACTCGTCGGATATGATCTCGCTGGTCAACCAGATGCTCCGGGTGGACCCGAGTGAGCGCCCGAGCATCAACGACATACTCGCTTTGCCCCTCTTTCAGCAAAGAGGGCTGACGATACTCAAAATAAATGTGCGACGCATCAAGAACCTTGACGCGGAGGTGCGGACGCGGCTTGTAGAAGACGTGGAGGCGGTCCTCGGTGACAACAATCTTTCCTCCGAAGCATCGCCGTTGTGA